A single genomic interval of Lacrimispora sphenoides JCM 1415 harbors:
- the arcC gene encoding carbamate kinase, protein MEKKKRIVIALGGNALGNTLSEQMAAVKITSKAIVDLIEEGCEVVVVHGNGPQVGMINNAMSALTREDPKQPNTPLSVCVAMSQAYIGYDLQNALREELVNRNISNIPVTTMITQVRVDENDPAFNSPSKPIGHFMTAEEAKLAEEKYGYITKEDAGRGYRRVVASPSPSEIIEIGAIRSLVEAGQLVIACGGGGIPVTLQGNHLKGASAVIDKDFASELLAEELDADFLIILTAVEKVAINFGKPEEKWLDDITTDDARKYIGEGHFAPGSMLPKVQAAVKFADSKEGRKALITLLEKAKDGILEKTGTHIHK, encoded by the coding sequence ATGGAAAAGAAGAAAAGAATTGTTATTGCGTTAGGCGGCAATGCTTTAGGTAATACTTTATCAGAGCAGATGGCTGCAGTAAAGATCACGTCAAAAGCAATCGTTGATTTGATCGAAGAAGGCTGTGAAGTAGTGGTGGTTCACGGCAACGGCCCACAGGTGGGTATGATTAACAACGCAATGAGCGCTTTAACACGGGAAGATCCCAAACAGCCAAACACTCCTCTTTCCGTCTGTGTAGCCATGAGCCAGGCTTATATCGGCTATGACTTACAGAATGCTTTAAGAGAAGAGCTGGTAAACAGGAACATCAGTAACATTCCTGTAACCACCATGATCACACAGGTTCGTGTGGATGAAAACGATCCTGCCTTCAACTCTCCCAGCAAGCCAATCGGTCACTTCATGACTGCAGAGGAAGCGAAACTGGCTGAGGAAAAGTACGGATACATCACAAAAGAAGATGCAGGACGGGGATACCGCCGTGTGGTAGCTTCTCCAAGCCCTTCAGAAATTATTGAAATCGGCGCAATCCGCTCCCTTGTGGAAGCAGGACAGCTGGTTATTGCCTGCGGAGGCGGCGGTATTCCCGTTACCCTTCAGGGAAATCATTTAAAAGGCGCAAGCGCAGTTATTGACAAAGATTTTGCAAGTGAATTGCTGGCAGAGGAACTGGATGCAGACTTCTTAATCATCCTCACAGCAGTTGAGAAAGTAGCAATAAACTTCGGTAAACCGGAAGAGAAATGGTTGGACGATATCACAACAGACGATGCCCGCAAGTATATTGGAGAAGGACACTTCGCTCCTGGCTCCATGCTGCCAAAGGTTCAGGCTGCCGTGAAATTTGCAGATTCCAAGGAAGGGCGTAAAGCGCTCATTACCTTGCTTGAGAAAGCAAAAGATGGAATCTTAGAGAAGACCGGAACTCACATTCATAAGTAA
- the ygeW gene encoding knotted carbamoyltransferase YgeW: MKTLQDYIDKLNSLNFKEMYENDFFLTWEKSDDELEAVWTVADALRFMRENNISTKVFESGLGISLFRDNSTRTRFSFASACNLLGLEVQDLDEGKSQVAHGETVRETANMVSFMADVIGIRDDMYIGKGNTYMHEFMDAVTQGNKDGILEQRPTLVNLQCDIDHPTQSMADMLHIIHEMGGIENLKGKKLAMTWAYSPSYGKPLSVPQGIIGLMTRMGMEVVLAHPEGYEVMPEVVEVAKKNAEKSGGSFRVSNDMADAFKDADVVYPKSWAPFAAMEKRTNLYGEGDTDGIKALEKELLAQNASHKDWCCTEELMKTTKDGKALYMHCLPADINDVSCKDGEVVASVFDRYRDPLYKEASYKPYVIAAMIFLSKFENPQEILKKLESGKTPRIFE; the protein is encoded by the coding sequence ATGAAAACCTTACAGGATTACATTGACAAACTGAATTCCTTAAACTTTAAGGAGATGTATGAGAATGACTTCTTCTTAACATGGGAAAAGAGCGACGACGAGCTGGAAGCTGTCTGGACCGTTGCTGATGCTCTCCGCTTTATGAGAGAAAACAACATTTCCACAAAAGTATTCGAGAGCGGCCTTGGAATTTCTTTATTCCGTGACAACTCTACACGTACCCGTTTCTCCTTCGCTTCCGCATGTAACTTACTTGGTCTGGAAGTTCAGGATTTAGACGAGGGCAAATCCCAGGTAGCTCACGGCGAGACCGTTCGTGAAACAGCTAACATGGTTTCCTTCATGGCAGATGTTATCGGTATCCGCGATGATATGTATATCGGCAAAGGAAATACCTATATGCATGAATTTATGGACGCTGTTACCCAGGGTAATAAAGACGGCATCTTAGAGCAGAGACCAACCTTAGTAAACTTACAGTGCGACATTGACCATCCAACTCAGAGTATGGCTGATATGCTTCACATCATCCATGAAATGGGCGGCATCGAGAATTTAAAGGGCAAAAAGCTGGCTATGACATGGGCTTACTCTCCTTCCTACGGAAAGCCATTATCCGTTCCTCAGGGAATCATCGGCTTAATGACACGTATGGGTATGGAAGTTGTTTTAGCTCATCCGGAAGGCTACGAAGTTATGCCTGAAGTTGTTGAAGTTGCAAAGAAGAACGCTGAGAAATCCGGCGGTTCCTTCCGTGTATCCAACGATATGGCTGACGCATTCAAGGATGCTGACGTTGTATATCCAAAGAGCTGGGCTCCATTCGCAGCTATGGAAAAGAGAACCAACCTTTACGGTGAAGGCGATACAGACGGCATCAAGGCTCTTGAGAAAGAATTACTGGCTCAGAACGCAAGCCACAAAGACTGGTGCTGTACAGAAGAGCTTATGAAGACCACAAAAGATGGCAAGGCACTTTACATGCACTGCTTGCCAGCTGACATCAACGATGTAAGCTGCAAGGACGGTGAAGTTGTAGCTTCCGTATTCGATCGTTACCGCGATCCATTATACAAAGAAGCAAGCTACAAGCCATATGTAATCGCAGCTATGATCTTCTTAAGCAAATTTGAGAATCCACAGGAAATCTTAAAGAAGCTGGAATCTGGAAAAACACCGAGAATTTTTGAATAA
- a CDS encoding YgeY family selenium metabolism-linked hydrolase, whose protein sequence is MDYNKIKEAAKNYEADMTKFLREIVKFPGESCDEKAHIDRIAEEMRKLDFDKVEIDGMGNVLGYMGTGKTLIGFDAHIDTVGIGNKSNWTFDPYEGYENDTEIGGRGVSDQCGGIVSAVYGAKIMKDLGLLNDKYTVLVTGTVQEEDCDGLCWQYIINEGKVRPEFVVSTEPTDGGIYRGQRGRMEIRIDVKGVSCHGSAPERGDNAIYKMADILQNVRSLNENDAADDKEIKGLVKMLDEKYNKEWKEANFLGRGTVTASEIFFTSPSRCAVADSCSVSLDRRMTAGETWESCLEEIRNLPNVKKYGNDVTVSMYEYSRPSYTGLTYPIECYFPTWVIPEDHDVTKALEEAYKNLYGDARIGAEETVAMRTARPLTDKWTFSTNGVSIMGRNGIPCIGFGPGAEAQAHAPNEKTWKQDLVTCAAVYAALPTAYCK, encoded by the coding sequence ATGGATTACAACAAAATCAAAGAAGCAGCAAAAAATTATGAAGCCGACATGACAAAATTCTTACGGGAAATCGTTAAATTCCCAGGCGAGAGCTGTGATGAGAAGGCTCACATCGACCGCATCGCAGAAGAAATGCGGAAGCTGGATTTCGACAAAGTAGAAATCGACGGCATGGGCAACGTATTAGGTTATATGGGAACCGGCAAGACTTTAATCGGTTTTGACGCTCACATTGATACTGTTGGTATCGGAAACAAGAGCAACTGGACATTTGATCCATACGAAGGCTACGAGAATGATACAGAAATCGGCGGCCGCGGAGTATCCGATCAGTGCGGCGGTATCGTATCTGCTGTTTACGGTGCAAAAATCATGAAGGACTTAGGTCTTTTAAATGACAAATACACCGTATTAGTTACCGGTACTGTTCAGGAAGAAGACTGTGACGGTCTTTGCTGGCAGTATATCATCAACGAAGGCAAGGTTCGTCCGGAATTCGTTGTTTCCACAGAGCCAACCGACGGCGGTATCTACCGCGGACAGAGAGGCCGTATGGAAATCCGTATCGACGTAAAGGGTGTCTCCTGCCACGGTTCCGCACCAGAGCGCGGTGACAACGCAATCTACAAGATGGCTGATATTCTTCAGAACGTTCGCTCTCTTAACGAGAACGATGCTGCTGATGACAAGGAAATCAAAGGCCTTGTAAAAATGCTTGATGAGAAGTACAACAAAGAGTGGAAAGAAGCAAACTTCTTAGGCCGCGGTACTGTTACTGCTTCCGAGATCTTCTTCACCTCCCCAAGCCGTTGTGCAGTTGCTGACTCCTGTTCCGTATCCTTAGACCGTCGTATGACCGCAGGCGAAACATGGGAAAGCTGCCTGGAAGAGATCCGCAATCTTCCAAACGTTAAGAAATACGGCAATGACGTTACTGTTTCCATGTACGAATATTCCCGTCCTTCCTACACAGGACTTACTTATCCGATCGAGTGCTACTTCCCAACCTGGGTTATTCCGGAGGATCACGATGTTACCAAGGCACTGGAAGAAGCTTACAAGAACCTTTACGGTGATGCAAGAATCGGTGCAGAAGAAACGGTTGCTATGAGAACTGCCCGTCCTCTTACCGACAAGTGGACCTTCTCTACAAACGGCGTTTCCATCATGGGCCGTAACGGAATCCCATGCATCGGCTTTGGACCTGGTGCAGAAGCACAGGCTCATGCTCCTAACGAGAAGACCTGGAAACAGGATCTGGTTACCTGTGCAGCTGTATATGCAGCACTTCCAACCGCTTACTGCAAATAA
- the dpaL gene encoding diaminopropionate ammonia-lyase → MKPIQWVVNTMPKTDDKNLPVMATDEIKKARVFHESFPQYSKTPLVKLDHMADYLGLGQVYMKDESYRFGLNAFKVLGGSFAIAKYIAKQTGKDVSDLPYSVLTSDALREEFGQATFFTATDGNHGRGVAWAANRLGQKSVVYMPKGSTITRFNNIKAEGATVTIEEVNYDECVRMAADAASKTKNGVVVQDTAWDGYEEIPAWIMQGYGTMALEANEQLEENGCDRPTHVFVQAGVGSLAGAVQGYFANRYPENPPKVVVVEADVADCLYKGAKAGDGDIRIVDGDMQTIMAGLACGEPNTISWDILKNHVDTFVSAPDWVAAQGMRMLAAPIKGDAPVTSGESGAAPFGVLACIMLLDEYKELKEHLGLNKDSKVLLFSTEGDTDPERYKAIVWDGKER, encoded by the coding sequence ATGAAACCAATCCAATGGGTTGTAAACACCATGCCAAAGACCGATGATAAAAATTTACCGGTTATGGCTACTGATGAAATCAAGAAAGCAAGAGTTTTCCACGAAAGCTTTCCTCAGTACAGCAAGACTCCTCTTGTAAAGCTGGATCACATGGCAGATTATTTAGGCCTTGGCCAGGTTTACATGAAAGACGAATCTTACCGGTTCGGCTTAAATGCATTCAAGGTATTAGGCGGATCCTTTGCTATTGCAAAGTACATTGCAAAGCAGACTGGAAAAGATGTTTCCGATCTTCCCTACAGTGTCCTCACATCTGACGCATTAAGAGAAGAGTTTGGCCAGGCGACCTTCTTCACTGCTACCGACGGTAATCACGGACGTGGTGTTGCATGGGCAGCAAACCGGTTAGGCCAGAAATCCGTAGTCTATATGCCAAAGGGCTCCACGATCACCCGTTTCAACAATATTAAAGCAGAAGGCGCTACTGTTACCATTGAAGAAGTCAACTATGACGAATGTGTCCGCATGGCTGCAGATGCTGCTTCTAAAACAAAGAACGGCGTTGTGGTACAGGATACTGCCTGGGATGGTTACGAAGAGATTCCTGCCTGGATCATGCAGGGCTACGGAACCATGGCACTGGAAGCGAATGAACAGCTTGAGGAAAACGGCTGCGACAGACCGACCCATGTATTTGTTCAGGCTGGTGTAGGTTCTCTTGCAGGAGCTGTTCAGGGATATTTTGCAAACCGTTATCCAGAGAATCCTCCTAAGGTAGTCGTTGTGGAAGCTGATGTAGCTGACTGCCTCTATAAGGGTGCAAAAGCCGGCGACGGAGATATCCGCATCGTAGACGGCGATATGCAGACCATTATGGCCGGCCTTGCCTGCGGAGAGCCAAACACAATTTCCTGGGATATTTTAAAGAATCACGTAGATACCTTTGTATCTGCTCCTGACTGGGTAGCTGCCCAGGGCATGAGAATGCTTGCTGCTCCTATCAAAGGCGATGCACCGGTAACTTCCGGCGAATCAGGCGCTGCTCCTTTCGGAGTTCTTGCCTGCATCATGCTTCTTGATGAATACAAGGAGTTAAAAGAGCATTTAGGACTTAATAAGGATTCAAAAGTTCTCCTCTTCTCTACTGAGGGTGACACCGATCCAGAGCGTTACAAAGCAATTGTCTGGGACGGAAAAGAACGTTAG
- a CDS encoding helix-turn-helix transcriptional regulator: MDTKLELLTQIASGIAAHFGNNCEVVIHDIRKEDIESSIVYIENGQVSNRKLGDGPSEIVLETLKKNPDLLKDRLSYLTRTDDGRILKSSTMYIRGKNNTIDYILALNYDITGLLTIDNSLKSLLSTSETGDDEKQPKRITHNVNDLLDALIEQSVALVGKPVALMSKDDKVAAIQYLNDAGAFLITRSGDKVSNYFGISKFTLYSYMDTNKDK, encoded by the coding sequence ATGGATACAAAGCTTGAACTGTTAACGCAAATCGCTAGTGGAATTGCTGCTCATTTTGGTAACAACTGTGAGGTAGTTATCCACGACATTAGGAAAGAAGATATAGAGAGTTCTATTGTCTATATTGAGAACGGCCAGGTAAGCAACAGAAAGCTGGGGGATGGTCCCTCTGAAATCGTTCTTGAAACGTTAAAAAAGAACCCGGATCTTTTAAAAGACCGCTTATCCTATTTAACAAGAACCGATGACGGCAGGATCCTTAAATCCAGCACCATGTATATAAGAGGCAAAAATAATACCATTGATTACATTCTGGCTCTTAACTATGATATCACAGGACTGCTTACCATAGACAATTCCTTAAAATCTCTTCTCTCCACCTCGGAAACAGGAGACGATGAGAAGCAGCCAAAAAGAATCACCCATAATGTGAATGATTTACTTGATGCACTGATCGAACAGTCTGTTGCCTTGGTTGGCAAACCGGTCGCTCTTATGAGCAAAGATGACAAAGTTGCGGCAATCCAGTATTTAAATGATGCCGGTGCTTTCCTTATTACCAGATCAGGCGACAAGGTTTCCAATTATTTTGGCATATCCAAATTCACTTTATACAGTTATATGGATACAAATAAAGATAAGTAA
- the ssnA gene encoding putative aminohydrolase SsnA, whose amino-acid sequence MLIIGNGRMITRDPGNPFFENGAVAMEGNVIRKVGTTEDMKKAYPDAEYIDAKGGVIMPAFINAHEHIYSSFARGLSINGYDPHGFLEILDGMWWTIDRNLTLEETRLSAMATYIDSIKNGVTTTFDHHASFGHITDSLFKIEEAAKETGVRSCLCYEVSDRDGKEKAKEAVLENEAFIKHALADDSDMIAGMMGMHAQFTISDETMELAASHKPEGVGYHIHVAEGIEDLHDCLKKYGKRIVDRLMDCNILGEKTLLGHCIYINPHEMQLIKDTDTMVVHNPESNMGNACGCPPTMELVHRGILTGLGTDGYTHDMTESYKVANVLHKHHLCDPNAAWGEVPKMLFEGNAKIAGRYFKKPLGVLKEGAAADVIVTDYIPLTPMNGDNCNSHILFGMTGRSVVTTVGNGKVLMKDRILTAIDEEKVMADCRQAAAELANRINSR is encoded by the coding sequence ATGCTGATTATCGGTAATGGAAGAATGATTACAAGAGACCCCGGGAATCCGTTTTTTGAGAACGGCGCAGTTGCAATGGAGGGGAACGTGATCCGCAAAGTTGGAACCACAGAAGATATGAAGAAAGCATACCCGGATGCGGAGTACATCGACGCAAAGGGCGGAGTTATCATGCCAGCCTTTATTAATGCCCACGAACATATTTATAGCTCTTTTGCCCGAGGCTTAAGCATCAATGGATATGATCCTCACGGATTCTTAGAGATCCTTGACGGAATGTGGTGGACCATTGACCGCAACCTCACTTTAGAAGAAACACGGTTAAGCGCCATGGCGACTTACATCGATTCCATTAAGAACGGTGTGACGACAACCTTTGACCATCACGCAAGCTTCGGCCATATTACAGATTCTCTGTTTAAGATCGAAGAGGCTGCGAAAGAGACCGGTGTCCGTTCCTGTCTGTGCTATGAGGTTTCTGACAGAGACGGCAAAGAGAAGGCAAAAGAAGCAGTTCTTGAGAACGAAGCATTTATTAAGCACGCTTTGGCAGATGACAGCGACATGATTGCAGGAATGATGGGTATGCATGCCCAGTTCACCATTTCTGATGAGACCATGGAGCTTGCAGCTTCCCATAAGCCTGAAGGTGTTGGTTATCACATCCATGTAGCAGAGGGGATCGAAGATCTTCATGACTGCTTAAAGAAATATGGAAAACGTATCGTAGACCGTCTCATGGACTGCAATATCCTGGGAGAAAAGACCCTCCTTGGACACTGCATCTATATCAATCCTCATGAGATGCAGCTGATTAAGGATACGGATACCATGGTAGTTCACAATCCGGAATCCAACATGGGCAATGCATGCGGATGCCCGCCAACCATGGAACTGGTTCACAGAGGAATCTTAACAGGTCTTGGAACTGATGGTTATACTCACGACATGACAGAATCCTATAAAGTGGCCAATGTTCTGCACAAGCATCATTTATGCGATCCCAATGCAGCATGGGGCGAAGTTCCGAAGATGCTGTTTGAAGGAAATGCAAAGATTGCAGGACGTTACTTTAAGAAGCCATTGGGCGTATTAAAAGAGGGCGCGGCAGCAGATGTGATCGTTACCGACTATATTCCGTTAACCCCTATGAATGGGGATAACTGCAACAGTCATATCCTTTTCGGAATGACAGGACGCAGCGTGGTAACCACAGTAGGCAACGGAAAAGTGCTGATGAAGGATCGTATCCTTACGGCCATTGATGAAGAAAAGGTGATGGCAGACTGCAGACAGGCAGCAGCTGAACTTGCAAACCGGATTAATTCCAGATAA
- the ygfK gene encoding putative selenate reductase subunit YgfK — MGDRMTPMPFGQLVDWIVKEQEKNDTVFGVYRPYKADEKNNRKIFGRNLETPMGPAAGPHTQLTQNIVASYYAGSRFFELKTVQILDGEDLPVSKPCIKADDECYNCEWSTELYVPQAQDEYIKAWILLHIIAKEYGLGAMDGFQFNMSVGYDLEGIKSPKVNSFIDNMKDAKDTEMFKDCIKYLFDHLDQFKNVTREDIESIPSEICNSVTLSTLHGCPPQEIQRIATYLIEEKGLNTFIKCNPTLLGYEFARKTMDDMGYDYVSFGDFHFLDDLQYEDAIPMLKTLMALAGKKNLEFGVKITNTFPVDVKNKELPSEEMYMSGKSLYPLSITLAARLAKEFDGKLRISFSGGADYHNINAIVDAGIWPVTVATTLLKPGGYQRLYQIAEKLEGGQVEFTKVDPEKTAKLAADAVHDPHHKKAVKPLPIRKMPKSVPLIDCYVAPCKEGCPIHQDITTYLQLSGAGKYEDAMKVIAEKNPLPFITGTICAHNCMSKCNRNYYEDPVNIRGVKLVCAEGGYDAFMKEIKAGELKGKKTAVVGGGPAGLAAAYFLTKNGMPATIFEKSGSLGGVVKHVIPGFRIPDEAIDKDAALSLAYGAEVRFNAEVTDLEALKKEGFDYIILATGASKPGVLKLEAGETINALDFLAQFKETDGKLNIGKNVVVIGGGNTAMDTARAVKRTEGVEHSYLVYRRTKRYMPADEEELEMALEDGVEFKELLSPVELKNGKLLCKVMKLGDTDATGRRGIVETEETVEIPADTVIAAVGEQVPTEFYESNGINVSNRGKVLVNEETLETSAAGVYVVGDGLFGPATVVEAMRDARVAAEAILGKKAAVDFDDTVDNLDKIYDKRGILEGTKDYKVEDARCLGCSNVCENCAEVCPNRANLALNIPGLSMHQIVHVDYMCNECGNCKSFCPYDSAPYLDKFTLFANEADMENSKNEGFVVLDKEAAACKVRYLGNILNWKAGEKDSVIPEGLRKVMETVCSDYDYILG; from the coding sequence ATGGGAGATAGAATGACTCCAATGCCATTTGGGCAGTTAGTGGACTGGATCGTAAAAGAACAAGAAAAGAATGATACTGTTTTTGGTGTCTACAGACCTTATAAAGCAGACGAGAAAAACAACCGCAAAATATTCGGACGTAATTTGGAGACACCTATGGGACCGGCAGCCGGCCCTCATACCCAGCTTACACAGAATATTGTAGCTTCCTACTATGCCGGAAGCCGTTTCTTTGAATTAAAGACTGTCCAGATCTTAGACGGAGAAGATCTGCCTGTAAGCAAACCATGTATTAAGGCAGATGACGAGTGCTATAACTGTGAGTGGTCTACAGAACTTTATGTTCCACAGGCTCAGGACGAATACATCAAGGCATGGATCCTGCTTCACATCATTGCCAAAGAATACGGCCTTGGAGCAATGGATGGCTTCCAGTTCAACATGAGCGTTGGATATGATCTGGAAGGAATTAAATCCCCGAAGGTGAACTCCTTTATCGATAACATGAAGGATGCAAAAGATACAGAGATGTTTAAGGATTGCATAAAATATCTTTTCGATCATTTGGATCAGTTTAAGAACGTGACCAGAGAAGATATCGAGAGCATTCCTTCCGAAATCTGCAATTCCGTAACCCTTTCCACTCTTCACGGATGTCCTCCTCAGGAGATTCAGAGAATTGCTACTTACCTGATTGAGGAAAAGGGACTGAATACCTTCATTAAGTGCAACCCGACCCTTCTTGGATATGAATTTGCCAGAAAGACCATGGATGACATGGGATATGATTATGTATCATTCGGTGATTTCCACTTCCTTGATGACTTACAGTACGAGGATGCAATTCCCATGTTAAAGACCCTTATGGCTTTGGCTGGGAAAAAGAACTTGGAATTCGGTGTTAAGATTACCAATACCTTCCCGGTTGATGTAAAAAATAAAGAGCTTCCAAGCGAAGAGATGTATATGTCCGGAAAGTCTTTATATCCTCTTTCCATTACACTGGCAGCCAGACTGGCAAAGGAATTTGACGGAAAGTTAAGAATTTCCTTCTCAGGCGGTGCAGATTACCACAACATCAATGCAATTGTAGATGCAGGAATCTGGCCTGTAACCGTGGCAACCACTCTTTTAAAGCCAGGCGGCTATCAGAGACTTTACCAGATCGCAGAGAAGTTAGAAGGCGGACAGGTGGAGTTTACAAAAGTTGATCCGGAAAAGACTGCGAAACTGGCAGCAGATGCAGTTCATGATCCTCATCACAAAAAGGCAGTAAAACCACTTCCTATCAGGAAGATGCCTAAAAGCGTTCCCCTTATTGACTGTTATGTGGCTCCATGTAAGGAAGGCTGCCCCATTCATCAGGATATCACCACCTATTTACAGCTTTCCGGTGCAGGCAAATATGAGGATGCGATGAAGGTAATCGCAGAGAAGAATCCGCTTCCATTCATAACAGGAACCATCTGTGCCCATAACTGTATGAGCAAGTGTAACAGGAACTATTATGAAGATCCGGTAAATATCCGCGGAGTTAAGCTGGTCTGTGCAGAAGGCGGCTATGATGCCTTCATGAAGGAGATCAAAGCAGGTGAACTGAAGGGCAAAAAGACAGCAGTAGTAGGCGGCGGCCCGGCTGGCCTTGCAGCAGCTTATTTCCTGACAAAGAACGGAATGCCTGCAACCATCTTTGAAAAGAGCGGCAGCTTAGGAGGCGTGGTAAAACATGTGATCCCTGGATTCCGTATTCCGGATGAGGCGATTGATAAGGATGCAGCTCTGTCTCTGGCATATGGTGCTGAAGTTAGATTCAATGCTGAAGTGACAGATTTAGAAGCCTTAAAGAAGGAAGGATTCGATTATATTATCCTTGCAACAGGCGCGTCAAAACCAGGCGTGTTAAAGCTTGAAGCAGGAGAGACCATAAATGCTTTAGATTTCCTGGCTCAGTTTAAGGAGACCGACGGAAAACTAAACATCGGTAAAAATGTAGTAGTCATCGGCGGCGGCAATACTGCCATGGATACAGCCAGAGCGGTAAAGAGAACAGAAGGCGTGGAACACTCCTACCTTGTTTACCGCAGAACCAAGCGCTATATGCCTGCAGATGAGGAAGAATTAGAGATGGCACTGGAAGACGGCGTGGAATTCAAGGAACTGCTGTCTCCGGTAGAGCTTAAAAACGGTAAACTCCTTTGCAAAGTGATGAAGCTTGGTGATACCGATGCTACCGGCAGAAGAGGTATTGTAGAAACAGAAGAAACTGTAGAGATTCCTGCAGATACAGTGATTGCAGCAGTAGGCGAGCAGGTTCCCACTGAATTCTATGAATCAAACGGCATTAACGTAAGCAACCGCGGCAAAGTCCTTGTAAACGAGGAAACGTTAGAAACCAGCGCTGCAGGCGTTTATGTGGTAGGCGACGGACTCTTTGGACCGGCTACAGTAGTAGAGGCTATGAGAGATGCACGTGTGGCTGCAGAAGCTATTTTAGGCAAGAAAGCTGCGGTGGACTTTGATGACACCGTAGATAACTTAGATAAGATTTATGACAAGCGCGGTATCCTTGAAGGAACAAAGGATTATAAGGTAGAAGATGCAAGATGCCTTGGCTGCTCCAACGTTTGCGAAAACTGTGCTGAGGTCTGTCCAAACCGTGCAAACCTTGCGCTGAATATTCCAGGCCTGTCCATGCACCAGATTGTCCATGTGGACTATATGTGCAATGAGTGCGGAAACTGTAAGAGCTTCTGTCCATATGACAGTGCTCCTTACCTGGATAAGTTTACCTTATTCGCCAATGAAGCTGACATGGAAAACAGCAAAAATGAGGGCTTTGTTGTATTAGATAAAGAAGCAGCAGCCTGCAAAGTACGTTACCTTGGCAATATTCTCAATTGGAAAGCCGGTGAAAAGGACAGCGTGATTCCGGAAGGACTTAGAAAAGTTATGGAAACTGTCTGCAGTGACTATGACTATATCTTAGGATAA